ATCGGTGGCCAATGGCGGCACTCTGACGTTCAACCTCTCGGCGAGTGATGCCGATGGCCACGCCATCACCTATCAGATGTTCAATGGACCTCCTGGAGCCACACTCAGTTCCGCTGGTGCCTTTGCCTGGACACCGACCGCAGGCCAGAACAATAGCACTTTTACAGGCGTGACTCTGCGCGCGACGGATAATGGTGTGCCTAACCTTTCGGATGATGAGGCCATCACCATCACCGTGGGGGCTGGCAACAACCAGCCAGTGACAACTGCGGTGCTGACTCACAATGTCACCGTCGGGCAAAACGTGAGCTTTTTGGTTTCTGGTTCGGATGTGGACTTGGCTCAGACTCTCACTCTTTCGGCCAATGCAGGGATTCCCTCCGGTGCCACCTTCACCACGGTTTCGGGCCTTGCGTCAGCAGGGGTCAGCAGCACTTTTTCCTGGACGCCTACCTCGGGCCAGGTTGGTGCCACCACCGTCAAATTCCTGACTCAGGATAATGGCACCCCAGTTCTGAATCGAGAGATCACGGTGACCATCAACGTCGCCGCCGCCTCTCCTGAAATCGTCCTTCGCGGCAATGGTGTCATCATTGACAGCGGTGACATGGTGCCCGCCACCACGGACCACACAAGCTTTGGTAATATGGCGGTTTCCAGCGGTTCCATCTCTAGGACTTTCACGATTGCCAATACTGGCGCAGGCACCTTGAACCTGACTGGCGCGGCCCCAAATTACGTCACGCTCAGCGGGGCCAATGCAGCAGACTTCAGCGTTACCACTCAGCCCGCCAGCACGGTGGCTGCCAGCGGCAGCACCACCTTTGTTGTCACTTTTGACCCCAGCAGCATCGGCTTCAAAAATGCGACCGTCAGCATCGCGAACAATGATTCCGATGAAAATCCCTACACCTTCGCCATCACAGGTGGTGGGGCCGATTCAGAGTTGGAAGTCTTTGGAGGCACACGCTCCGGCACAACCATCCTGGTGGCCGATGGCGCTGCCGCCACAGCCTCCGAGGGTGATGATCACATTGACTATGTCAACGTCACCTACGTCACACCGACAACTCTCAGTGTCTCGGTGCGCTGGTATCCTTCCAATTCAGGTTCTTACACCACAACGTCCGGGATTCATCTGAAGGTATTCCACTTCAATGGTTCCACCTGGAATACCTTGCAGAGCTTTAACCTGTCTCCGGGCCAGTTTTCAGTGAACACACACTCGGATTTGAATTTCACCTTCACGCTTCCTTCGGGTTCGCCGATCGGCACTCATCACCTGCGCGCCGCCATCATTGATAAGGGCGATGCGGGAGACATCATGGTCGGAAATTATGCATGTGAATCCTGCGGCACCTCCTCATCTTCAGGCCGTCATTTCGACAATGCGGATGTGTTCTTCAATGTGTTGACTGGCAGCCCTGCCAGTTCAGAAATCGCCATCACCGGCAATGGCAATGCGATTGTCGATGGCAGTGTCACGGCAGCAGTGGCCAATCACACGGATTTCGGCAATGCGGGTGTTGCTGGAAGCTCCGTGGTGCGCACCTTCACCATCGCCAACACAGGCACCTCGGCTCTTAATTTGACTGGCACGGCCCCCAACTATGTCACTCTCAGTGGCGCTACGTCAGACTTTGCAGTCACCACCCAGCCCGTCACTCCTGTGGCGGCCACGTCCGGAACTACGACCTTCAGCATCACCTTTGATCCTGCATCCGTCGGTCAGAAGACCGCTACGGTGACCCTTTTGAGTGATGACGCGGATGAGTCGCCCTACACCTTCACCATCACAGGCAACGGGCAGGCACCTTTGCCAATTCCTTCCACCCTTGGAGATGTTGTCACGGCGGGTCTAGCCCCTGGCGCGGATGGCACTTCGAACATCGGTCAGTTTGGCGTGCTGCGGCGCGGCGGCTTCCTTGCCGAAACGGGTGCCCTCGCTTTCCCAGGCTTCCTCCAGGGAGTGCCTGCCACCAGCAACTCCGGCCTTTGGAAAACCAGTGGCGGCAATCTGTTTTTGCTGGCGCGCACGGGTACCACCGTGCCTGATGTGGCAGGCGCCACCTTTGCCACCCTGCCTGAAGTGCCTTGGATCAGCGAATCTGGTCTGGTCAGCTTCCTTGCCACTATGACGGTGGGTTCGGGCGGGGTTACCACGGCCAACGACACAGGGCTGTGGAGCGAGGTCGGCGGTGGCGGCTTGCGCCTTCTTCTGCGTGAGGGGGATGCTGTCCCCGGCATGCCGGGTGTCTTGATCGGTAGCTTTGCTTCTGGCATCTATGCCACGGCCAGCACCGGGGTGAATAGCGGCCACGCCATTGTTTCCGTCACCTTCAAAGGGGCCAGCACCAAGACCGCCGCCCTTCGCGCCCAGGTCAGCGGAGCGACCACCACCATCAGTGTGGTGGCACAGGAGAGTGCGACGGCTCCCGGCACTGCCGCGGTGTATGCCAACGTGGCTGGCAGTTACACGGATCCAGGCCGCATGGATGCCCAGGGCAACTTCATTTACTCTGCGCTCACCACCACTAACAGCAAGGAAGGCATCTGGTACCAGCCTGCAGGCGGTGCCGTATCCAAGGTCTTCTACGCCGGTGAAACGGCTCCTGGCACCGGTGGTGCGACCTTTGCACGACTCCAGCGCCCGGCTTCTGGCAATAACGGCGTCGTGGCCTTCCGTGCCACTCTGAACCGGGATGGGGACAATGCGGCCAACATGCGCAACGACGGCATCTGGCGCGGTACGGCTTCGAACCCCGCCAGCTTCACCTGCATCCTCCGCCGTGGCGATGGGGCCTCAGTCGTGTCCAATCTTCCCGTTGGCAGCCTCGTCGGCAACCCTTGGGGCGGCTGGCTGAATAACAACAATCGCGGGGCTTGGAGAGCCTGGCTGGATGTCAATGGCGACGGCAATAGCGCGGCCCCAACGGATGTGAACGCCATCTTCGCCGATCTGTCCGGTACCATGCAAATGACCCTGCGCGTCGGGGATGCCGCGCCTGGCACCACGGGGGCGACCTTCAGTGGATTTGACCTGCCGGTCGTGGGTGGCAACAACCAGTATGCCATCATTGGTAACCTTGCCGGTGGGGATGCAGTCACCTCCAACAACCAAGGTCTGTGGAGAAGCGCCCCGAACGGGGGGGCTCTGAGCCTGGTCTTCCGCAAGGGGGCCACAGTGGTGACCACTGAAGGTGCCAAGGTGGTGACGAAGATTGACCTTCCTGGTTCTGGCCAGACCGATCGTCGCTGGGAACAGCCCGTCATGGATGCCGCTGGCCGCATGGTACTTTATGTCACCTTTGGCGATGGCAGCACCAGCCAGGTGCTCATCCCGTAATTGCTTTACATGAAAAAGGCGCGGCCTTCGCAGGTCGCGCCTTTTTTGTGGCTGGGCCGGATTCTCGAAAAGGGAACCAGAGCAGTCCTGTGTCGCTTACATCACCACGGTGCCATCCAGCCTCTTGGTGAAGCGGTGCAGCACGCCGCCATCCAGGCCCCGATGGGAGATGGTGAGGGCATCCGGCTGAATTTGCAGATGGGTGAAGCCGTTGATGTCCTTTCCATAAGGCATCTTGCGGGTCTCATTGGTCAGCTTGCGGATGCGGGCACCACCGCCGCCGGACAGAACAAAGGAGGTGAACTTGCCCTCCAATTCCAAGTGCTGCAGGTCATGGTCGTGGCCGCAAAGGTAGGCGTGCACTTTGTGCTCCTGAAATAGGTCCCCCCATTGTTCGATGAGCGGCTGGGTATCTTTGTGGCTGCCATTCGAGTACAGCGGGTGGTGGCCGACGACCACAGTAAAAGGGGCGCGTGGCTTGGCCAGTTCCGACTTCAGCCACTCCAATTGCCGGGCTTCTTCGTCAGAGCTCATGTGTGTCTTGGGCGCACCCGTCTTCTTGTTTTTACCGCCACTGATTTTCGGGAAATTCGTGTCGAGGGCCAGGAAGGTGACCAAGGGTTTCGCGCCGCCCAGGTCCACGCGGTACCACTTCTCCGGCATGTGCCAGCGCACGCCCGGCTTCTTGGCATAGGCCAGTTGTACCTGTTCGCCGTCGGGATTGTCGTGGTAATCATGATTGCCCAGGACTGCCCACTGTGGGCCTGGGAAAAGGCTGGCCGGGTACATGTCCTCGATCTCTTCCTTCCAGCGTTTGGCCTCCACGGTGAAGCCTCCCTCGGTGGGGCCATAGACATTGTCGCCGATGAACCACAGCCCAGCGGGCTTGATCTTTTCCTTGCCCACAAAAGCTTGCATGGCCTGGGCCACGTTCTTCTGGTCCTGGCCGCCTGTGCCAAAGTCACCGATGGCCAGCAGATGCAGGGCCTCCTGCGCCACTTCCGCCTGGGCCTGCGTGCGCAGGTTCAGGGACAGGGCGGCACTGGAGCAGAAAAGGGTTTTGAGGGCGCGGCGGCGGTTCATGGGATCCATGCAGGGAACATGAACGTGCGTGTTTTGCACGACATATCACCCGGATTTCACCCTCCCTCCTTCTGAGGAAGCATTGGACAGGCCCCGCCCCGTGGGGCAATTTGGCCTCTTGTCCCACAACGTTTTTTTGCCCCGTCCTTTTCCGATGACCCTCGCTGCTCTCCGTTCGCTCACACTCGGTTCTCTGGCCCTTCTGCTGGCCTCCTGCGTGTCCCCCACCGGCCCGCAGGGACAGACTCAGTATCTGGAGGCCTTTGCCCCGACTTCGGTCCCTCATTCAGCCCTCTACAATCAGGACATGGACTCCTATTGGGATGGTGATGGCATGACGGGCGCGCCCAGCATTGTGATCGATCTCAGTGACCAAAAGGCTTATTTCTACAAGGGAAGTTCCTTGGCGGGCGTCTCGGCCCTTTCCACCGGGGATGAGAAGCATGCCACCACACAGGGTCGTTTCAAAATCACTCAAAAGGACCAGTGGCATAAGTCCAACCTCTATGGCGACTTTGTGGATGGTGCTGGCAATGTCGTGGTGGCCAACGTGGACGTGACCAAGGACAAGGCACCTCCAGGCACCCGTTTCGAAGGCTCCAAGATGCACCATTTCATGCGTTTTGTCGGCGGCATCGGCATGCATGAAGGCTTCCTTCCTGGCTATCCAGCCTCCCACGGCTGTGTGCGCATGCCTCCCCACATGGCGGCCATCTTTTATAACAATGTCACCCAGGGCACCCCGGTGACCGTGCGCCCCTGAGCCGAACTGCCGATTTTACTGCCATGCCTCCTGCAGAACTGCCGCTCGAAGTCAGTGTGGATGATACCAGCTACCTGCTGAACCGCCCAGACAGCCCCCGGCCCCGCCTGGTGGACTGCCGTGAAGAGGACGAGTGGCAGATCTGCCGCATCGAAGGCGCAGAACTGGTGCCGCTTTCCCAATTCGGGGAGCTGGCCCCTCAGCGTTTCTCGGATACGGCGGAGCACATCATCATTTATTGCCACCATGGCATGCGCAGTCAGCGTGCCGCCGGGTGGCTGCGGCAGCGTGGATTCCCGCAGGCGCAGTCCATGCGCGGTGGCATCGATGCCTGGGCTGATCTGGTGCAGCCTGAAATGGCCCGTTATTGATCCTGAAACCTTTTCTTTGTCTGGATTTGAAACCTGAACTCCCTTCTGTCTCCGTCGGCTTCAAAGAATGGGCCTACGTCTGCGATTCCCTCGTCCAGGGCGTGCAATCCCTCATCCTGCGCAAAGGCGGCATCCATGAAGGGCGTGGCGGCTTTGAGTGGAAGCATCGCCAGTTTTTCCTTTTTCCCACCTGGTTTCACACTCAGTCAGAGCGGCTCACTTGGTCGCCCGAAGGAGCCACCTCCTTTCCTCCAGAAGAGGATCGCACCAGTGTGGATGTCGATGGTTTTGCCACGCTGGAGCAGGTGTGGAAAGTCACCGACTGGGCCCAGATGGAAGCCATCGCCCCCCTGCACATTTGGAAGGAAGAGATCGTCAAAGAACGCTTCGTGTATGACGATGAAAGCTGCCTCCACGTCGCCCTGGTGCGTGCGTACAAGCTGCCGGAGCGTTGGTCCTTCCCTTATTCGAAAAGCTACGGCGGCTGCCGTTCCTGGGTGAACCTCCCGGCAGAAGGGCTTGAACTCGCTGCCCGGTCGCTGCCTGCCATGTCTGATGCGGCGTGGGAAGAATCAGCCGCCAAGCTGCGTGCCGTCCTGGGCGAATAATAGCACGAAGCACCGAAGTGAACGAAGCAAGAGTCCTTTCACCGGCTCCTGCTTTGACGTTCTTTGTTAGGCTGCCAGTTCTTCGCGTTTCTGCCACCGCTGCTCATGCTGGGTGGCGCGCAGAAAAAAATCGTCGGCCTCCTGAGTGCTTTGGGTGGGATCCAGTGGCAATCGCATGGTGAGCTCTAGCCCCTGCGGCTCCAGTCGTTTTGCTTCGATGCTGCCCCCATGCAGGTGCAGGGTCACATAACAGGCCATCATGTTCACCCCAAAGTCATCCGGCTTGCGGCTGCGGGTAAAGAAGGGGTCAAAGAGGTTCGCCGCACGGTCCTGGGCACCCCAGCCACCATTGTCGGTTAGGATCATCACCGCCTGCTCCTGGCCGGTGGCGTCTTTTTCCATGCGTGCCCGCACGACGACCCGGTCGCCCGGATGCAGGTGGGTGATCTCTTCGATAAACAGCAGCCGCCAGAGCTGGCGGAAGCGCTCCTCATGCACCAGCAGTGGTGGCAGGGCAGGGGAGATATCGAACTCAACTCGGATGTTTTTCTCCTGAAAATGGCCCAGGTAAGTGCCTAAAATGTTTTCCAGAAGCATCGGCAGATGCACGGTGTCATTGCGGCTGAGCTTTCTTGCATGGGATGCATGGGCCAGATGATTCAGCAGGGTCTGGATGCGCTCGATCTGGGCCTGAGCCTGGTGTTGGGTCTCCACCCAGAAATTCGGGTCGCGTGGAGGCCGAGCGTCGATTTCCTCCATCAGCTTCATCGGGGCTAGGTCAATGAAGGCCCGCACCACGGTGAGTGCATTGCGCAGGTGGTGGTTCAGCCCCTCAGCCATGATGCCCATGCCAGCCACTCGGTCCGCCATCAGGGTCGTGCGGATGTGCTCGGCATTCTGGGTCAGCAGGCCCTCCCGCTCTTGCAGGGTGTGATAATATTCCATTCCCTGGCGCAGCACGGTGGCCAGTTGTTCTGGATCCAGAGGCTTGTGCAGGTAGCGGTAGGCACGGCCCTCATTCACCGCTTTTACAGCGGTCTGGTAGTCGGTAAAGGCGGTGACTAAAATGCGGACCAGATTGGGGTGCAACCGCCGGGCGCGGTCCATCA
The Prosthecobacter algae genome window above contains:
- a CDS encoding DUF7453 family protein, with the translated sequence MTQATAVNPFSTGTEFGGAAYTIRKDTFTFNLNGQAAGFYYAWWSSNNWVSGINNVPESTWSLELKIAYTPGQASAGPTMIPATIDLIGRGFPYTQNLNSQDPDGTPVTYQNLVGNAYPDYAPTSLMPGISVSASGTVGIPGSNTATMALGRWGYKIRVTDGSGGTAIRDVLVVAADPTAANVNLPPVLASIGPKTVNIGTPLNFTVSGTDPDAGQTLTVRSSALPAGATFPQATGPNTGASSSFAWTPTAGQEGTYVVNFEVYDSASVTLIDSEEVTFTVTGSNNPPVLAAVGSKSVANGGTLTFNLSASDADGHAITYQMFNGPPGATLSSAGAFAWTPTAGQNNSTFTGVTLRATDNGVPNLSDDEAITITVGAGNNQPVTTAVLTHNVTVGQNVSFLVSGSDVDLAQTLTLSANAGIPSGATFTTVSGLASAGVSSTFSWTPTSGQVGATTVKFLTQDNGTPVLNREITVTINVAAASPEIVLRGNGVIIDSGDMVPATTDHTSFGNMAVSSGSISRTFTIANTGAGTLNLTGAAPNYVTLSGANAADFSVTTQPASTVAASGSTTFVVTFDPSSIGFKNATVSIANNDSDENPYTFAITGGGADSELEVFGGTRSGTTILVADGAAATASEGDDHIDYVNVTYVTPTTLSVSVRWYPSNSGSYTTTSGIHLKVFHFNGSTWNTLQSFNLSPGQFSVNTHSDLNFTFTLPSGSPIGTHHLRAAIIDKGDAGDIMVGNYACESCGTSSSSGRHFDNADVFFNVLTGSPASSEIAITGNGNAIVDGSVTAAVANHTDFGNAGVAGSSVVRTFTIANTGTSALNLTGTAPNYVTLSGATSDFAVTTQPVTPVAATSGTTTFSITFDPASVGQKTATVTLLSDDADESPYTFTITGNGQAPLPIPSTLGDVVTAGLAPGADGTSNIGQFGVLRRGGFLAETGALAFPGFLQGVPATSNSGLWKTSGGNLFLLARTGTTVPDVAGATFATLPEVPWISESGLVSFLATMTVGSGGVTTANDTGLWSEVGGGGLRLLLREGDAVPGMPGVLIGSFASGIYATASTGVNSGHAIVSVTFKGASTKTAALRAQVSGATTTISVVAQESATAPGTAAVYANVAGSYTDPGRMDAQGNFIYSALTTTNSKEGIWYQPAGGAVSKVFYAGETAPGTGGATFARLQRPASGNNGVVAFRATLNRDGDNAANMRNDGIWRGTASNPASFTCILRRGDGASVVSNLPVGSLVGNPWGGWLNNNNRGAWRAWLDVNGDGNSAAPTDVNAIFADLSGTMQMTLRVGDAAPGTTGATFSGFDLPVVGGNNQYAIIGNLAGGDAVTSNNQGLWRSAPNGGALSLVFRKGATVVTTEGAKVVTKIDLPGSGQTDRRWEQPVMDAAGRMVLYVTFGDGSTSQVLIP
- a CDS encoding metallophosphoesterase, which encodes MNRRRALKTLFCSSAALSLNLRTQAQAEVAQEALHLLAIGDFGTGGQDQKNVAQAMQAFVGKEKIKPAGLWFIGDNVYGPTEGGFTVEAKRWKEEIEDMYPASLFPGPQWAVLGNHDYHDNPDGEQVQLAYAKKPGVRWHMPEKWYRVDLGGAKPLVTFLALDTNFPKISGGKNKKTGAPKTHMSSDEEARQLEWLKSELAKPRAPFTVVVGHHPLYSNGSHKDTQPLIEQWGDLFQEHKVHAYLCGHDHDLQHLELEGKFTSFVLSGGGGARIRKLTNETRKMPYGKDINGFTHLQIQPDALTISHRGLDGGVLHRFTKRLDGTVVM
- a CDS encoding L,D-transpeptidase translates to MPRPFPMTLAALRSLTLGSLALLLASCVSPTGPQGQTQYLEAFAPTSVPHSALYNQDMDSYWDGDGMTGAPSIVIDLSDQKAYFYKGSSLAGVSALSTGDEKHATTQGRFKITQKDQWHKSNLYGDFVDGAGNVVVANVDVTKDKAPPGTRFEGSKMHHFMRFVGGIGMHEGFLPGYPASHGCVRMPPHMAAIFYNNVTQGTPVTVRP
- a CDS encoding rhodanese-like domain-containing protein; this translates as MPPAELPLEVSVDDTSYLLNRPDSPRPRLVDCREEDEWQICRIEGAELVPLSQFGELAPQRFSDTAEHIIIYCHHGMRSQRAAGWLRQRGFPQAQSMRGGIDAWADLVQPEMARY
- a CDS encoding DUF1802 family protein — its product is MKPELPSVSVGFKEWAYVCDSLVQGVQSLILRKGGIHEGRGGFEWKHRQFFLFPTWFHTQSERLTWSPEGATSFPPEEDRTSVDVDGFATLEQVWKVTDWAQMEAIAPLHIWKEEIVKERFVYDDESCLHVALVRAYKLPERWSFPYSKSYGGCRSWVNLPAEGLELAARSLPAMSDAAWEESAAKLRAVLGE
- a CDS encoding hybrid sensor histidine kinase/response regulator, yielding MNSPALAPYHVLYVDDEEKALHYFRQMFEDEFVIHTANNAAEGFRILESYGTQIGLLLTDQRMPGESGVELMDRARRLHPNLVRILVTAFTDYQTAVKAVNEGRAYRYLHKPLDPEQLATVLRQGMEYYHTLQEREGLLTQNAEHIRTTLMADRVAGMGIMAEGLNHHLRNALTVVRAFIDLAPMKLMEEIDARPPRDPNFWVETQHQAQAQIERIQTLLNHLAHASHARKLSRNDTVHLPMLLENILGTYLGHFQEKNIRVEFDISPALPPLLVHEERFRQLWRLLFIEEITHLHPGDRVVVRARMEKDATGQEQAVMILTDNGGWGAQDRAANLFDPFFTRSRKPDDFGVNMMACYVTLHLHGGSIEAKRLEPQGLELTMRLPLDPTQSTQEADDFFLRATQHEQRWQKREELAA